A portion of the Mesobacillus sp. AQ2 genome contains these proteins:
- the yajC gene encoding preprotein translocase subunit YajC has protein sequence MEGLVGTVFPLLLMFVLFYFLLIRPQQKRQKAVQQMQSDLQKGDKVVTIGGLHGIVDGIDEGTVVIKCGDGSRLTYDRAAIRDVKESAGV, from the coding sequence ATGGAAGGATTGGTAGGTACAGTATTCCCGTTATTGCTGATGTTTGTATTATTTTACTTCTTGTTGATCCGCCCGCAGCAAAAGAGGCAAAAAGCGGTTCAGCAAATGCAGAGTGACCTGCAAAAAGGGGATAAGGTAGTCACGATCGGCGGTTTGCATGGAATCGTTGATGGAATTGATGAAGGTACTGTTGTCATCAAATGTGGTGACGGAAGCCGTCTTACATATGACCGCGCGGCAATCCGCGACGTCAAAGAATCAGCGGGCGTATAA